The sequence ATTTTATCATGGGGGCCATTTCCTGTATATTCTGGACCCTTACTTTACAAACCACCATCAAGTATGTTCTGATCACTTTAAATGCAGACAATAAGGGTGAAGGTGGAATTTTTGCTTTGTATGCCCTGATCCGTAAGAAAAAAAGATGGGTTTATGTTCTGGCAATTATTGGCGGAAGCGCCTTAATTGCTGACGGGATTATTACTCCTTCTATTACCGTGGTATCTGCTGTTGAAGGTTTGCGTATGGTTGATCCGGGCATCAACGTCATACCTATTGCCTTGGTTATTATCACAACCCTTTTTATTATTCAGCAGTTTGGTACCAATGCAATTGGCAAATCCTTCGGCCCGATGATGTTTCTCTGGTTTTTTATGCTTGGCCTGTTAGGCATTATTCAGGTTTTAAAATATCCATTCATCATCAATTCACTTAATCCTTATTATGCTTTTAAATTTCTGACTGCTTTTCCAAATGGTTTTGTCCTTTTGGGTGCCGTATTTCTTTGTACTACGGGTGCCGAGGCTTTGTATTCGGATCTGGGGCATTGCGGAATGAGCAACATCAGGGTGACCTGGGTATATGTTAAAACTTGTCTGGTGTTGAACTATCTGGGTCAGGGTGCTTTTATCATCAAACATCCGGAAACGGTTGTAGGAACCAACGTAAATCCTTTCTTTGTGATTATGCCTTCCTGGTTCCTTTATACAGGAATCATTATTGCTACAGTTGCAGCTATTATTGCCAGCCAGGCCTTGATAACCGGTTCGTTCACCATATTCAGCGAAGCCATTCCGTTGAATTTCTTTCCCAAGATAAAGATTACGTATCCGACTAACATCAAGGGGCAGATGTATATTCCTCTGGTTAACTGGTTCCTTTTTGTTTCCTGCATATTTGTGGTTTTGTTTTTCAGGGAGTCCTCCAACATGGAAGCAGCTTACGGTTTGTCCATCACCATCACCATGTTGATGACCACCATGCTGATGTCTTATTTCCTGCAGCTTAAAAAGATCCCTCATTTTTTAATTGCCATTTTTGTACTCATTTATCTGACTATTGAAGGTTCTTTTTTGATTGCAAACCTTCATAAATTCTCACATGGAGGTTGGTTTACCCTTATGATGGCCGGGATTATCTGTACCTGCATGTATGTTTGGTACAAAGGGCGTAACATTAAAAAGCGTTTCACTCAATTTGTTAAAATTCAGGATTATGCCGAAATTTTGAAGGATCTTAAGACCGATACCACCATTCCCAAATATGCAACCAACCTTATTTATCTGACCAGGGCTGATTCCAGTACGGATATTGAGTCAAAAATCATCTATTCCATCATCAATAAACAACCCAAAAGGGCAGATACTTATTGGTTTCTACATGTGGATATTTTGGATGAACCCAGGACCCTGGAGTATTCCATTGAAACACTTATTCCGGATGTATTGATACGCATTGAGTTCCGTATAGGGTTTAAGGTGGATACCAAGATTAACCTTTATTTTAAACAAGTGGTTGAAGACCTGGTGCATCATCACGAGATGGATATGTTGAGCCGTTATCCCTCTTTGCGTAAGCATTTGATCATGGGCGATTTTAAATTTATTATGATAGACCGTATTCAAACCGTGGATTATGAATTTTCGCCTTTAGAGCAATTTGTAATGGGGTTGTATGCTTATATCCGGCGCATAGGTATACCCGATATTAAGGCTTTCGGTTTGGATACAAGCAGTGCTTATGTTGAGAAAGTTCCTTTAATTGTGAAGGGGACTACGGATATTAATATTAAAAGAGTGAAACCTTCTGGTTTTTAAATGAATATGGATCCGGCACTTGAAAAATATTTCCTTTCCCATTCAGATGAGGAAGATCAGCTTCTGTGTGAATTAAGCAGGCAGACGCATTTGAAATATGTGAACCCCCGGATGGTGGCCGGCCATCTTCAGGGGAAAATCCTGGAGATGATCAGCAAAATGATTCGTCCGTCAACTATTCTTGAAATCGGCACATTTACAGGTTATTCTACTATTTGTCTGGCTAAAGGGCTCACCGGCGAAGGGATTATGCACACTATTGAAATCAATGATGAACTGGAGGATTTTACCACTTCCTGGTTCGTAAAAGCCGGTTTGGCAGATAAAATTAAGTTACATTTAGGAGATGCCTTATCCCTAATTCCCCAGCTGAATTATTCATTTGACCTGGTTTTCATTGACGGTGAAAAAAATGAATATCCGGCTTACTATAATCTGGTTTTTGATAAGGTTCGTCCAGGAGGTTTTATCCTGGCTGATAATGTTTTGTGGAGCGGGAAAGTTGTTACCGAAGCTAATCGGCCCGACGGTTCGACCCGAGGGATACTGGAATTCAATGAAATGGTGCTGAATGACAAAAGGGTGGAAAAGGTTATTTTCCCTTTGAGGGATGGACTGACAATTATCCGTAAAAAGTAAATTGAAGAGAAA comes from Bacteroidota bacterium and encodes:
- a CDS encoding O-methyltransferase, which encodes MDPALEKYFLSHSDEEDQLLCELSRQTHLKYVNPRMVAGHLQGKILEMISKMIRPSTILEIGTFTGYSTICLAKGLTGEGIMHTIEINDELEDFTTSWFVKAGLADKIKLHLGDALSLIPQLNYSFDLVFIDGEKNEYPAYYNLVFDKVRPGGFILADNVLWSGKVVTEANRPDGSTRGILEFNEMVLNDKRVEKVIFPLRDGLTIIRKK
- a CDS encoding KUP/HAK/KT family potassium transporter, translated to MIDNYKSANTISKLSVGGLIVTLGIVYGDIGTSPLYVMRAIVSGMLKFSPDFIMGAISCIFWTLTLQTTIKYVLITLNADNKGEGGIFALYALIRKKKRWVYVLAIIGGSALIADGIITPSITVVSAVEGLRMVDPGINVIPIALVIITTLFIIQQFGTNAIGKSFGPMMFLWFFMLGLLGIIQVLKYPFIINSLNPYYAFKFLTAFPNGFVLLGAVFLCTTGAEALYSDLGHCGMSNIRVTWVYVKTCLVLNYLGQGAFIIKHPETVVGTNVNPFFVIMPSWFLYTGIIIATVAAIIASQALITGSFTIFSEAIPLNFFPKIKITYPTNIKGQMYIPLVNWFLFVSCIFVVLFFRESSNMEAAYGLSITITMLMTTMLMSYFLQLKKIPHFLIAIFVLIYLTIEGSFLIANLHKFSHGGWFTLMMAGIICTCMYVWYKGRNIKKRFTQFVKIQDYAEILKDLKTDTTIPKYATNLIYLTRADSSTDIESKIIYSIINKQPKRADTYWFLHVDILDEPRTLEYSIETLIPDVLIRIEFRIGFKVDTKINLYFKQVVEDLVHHHEMDMLSRYPSLRKHLIMGDFKFIMIDRIQTVDYEFSPLEQFVMGLYAYIRRIGIPDIKAFGLDTSSAYVEKVPLIVKGTTDINIKRVKPSGF